A genomic stretch from Tenrec ecaudatus isolate mTenEca1 chromosome X, mTenEca1.hap1, whole genome shotgun sequence includes:
- the DDX3X gene encoding ATP-dependent RNA helicase DDX3X isoform X2, translated as MSHVAVENALGLDQQFAGLDLNSSDNQSGGSTASKGRYIPPHLRNRETAKGFYDKDSSGWSSNKDKDAYSSFGSRSDSRGKSSFFSDRGSGSRGRFDDRGRSDYDGIGSRGDRSGFSKFERGGNSRWSDKSDEDDWSKPLPPSERLEQELFSGGNTGINFEKYDDIPVEATGNNCPPHIESFSDVEMGEIIMGNIELTRYTRPTPVQKHAIPIIKEKRDLMACAQTGSGKTAAFLLPILSQIYSDGPGDALRAMKENGRYGRRKQYPISLVLAPTRELAVQIYEEARKFSYRSRVRPCVVYGGADIGQQIRDLERGCHLLVATPGRLVDMMERGKIGLDFCKYLVLDEADRMLDMGFEPQIRRIVEQDTMPPKGVRHTMMFSATFPKEIQMLARDFLDEYIFLAVGRVGSTSENITQKVVWVEDPDKRSFLLDLLNATGRDSLTLVFVETKKGADSLEDFLYHEGYACTSIHGDRSQRDREEALHQFRSGKSPILVATAVAARGLDISNVKHVINFDLPSDIEEYVHRIGRTGRVGNLGLATSFFNERNINITKDLLDLLVEAKQEVPSWLENMAFEHHYKGSSRGRSKSRFSGGFGARDYRQSSGASSSSFSSSRASSSRSGGGGHGSSRGFGGGGYGGFYNSDGYGGNYNSQGVDWWGN; from the exons aaGGGCGCTATATTCCTCCCCACTTAAGGAACAGAGAAACTGCTAAAG GGTTCTACGATAAAGACAGTTCTGGGTGGAGTTCCAATAAGGATAAGGATGCATACAGCAGTTTTGGATCCCGAAGTGATTCCAGGGGCAAGTCTAGTTTCTTCAGTGATCGTGGAAGTGGGTCAAGGGGAAG GTTTGATGATCGTGGACGGAGTGACTATGATGGCATTGGCAGTCGTGGGGACAGGAGTGGCTTTAGCAAATTTGAACGTGGTGGAAATAGTCGCTGGTCTGACAAATCAGATGAAGATGATTGGTCAAAACCACTTCCACCAAGTGAACGCTTGGAACA GGAACTCTTTTCTGGAGGCAACACTGGGATTAACTTTGAAAAGTATGATGACATTCCAGTTGAGGCAACAGGCAATAACTGTCCTCCACATATTGAAAGT TTCAGTGATGTTGAGATGGGAGAAATCATTATGGGAAACATTGAGCTTACTCGTTACACTCGCCCAACACCAGTGCAAAAGCATGCCATTCCTATCATCAAGGAAAAAAGAGACTTGATGGCTTGTGCTCAAACAG GGTCTGGGAAAACGGCAGCATTTCTCTTGCCTATTTTGAGTCAGATCTATTCAGATGGTCCAGGCGATGCCTTGAGGGCCATGAAG GAGAATGGAAGGTATGGGCGCCGCAAGCAATACCCCATCTCCTTGGTGTTGGCACCAACACGAGAACTGGCAGTGCAGATCTATGAAGAAGCCAGAAAA TTTTCATACCGATCAAGAGTTCGTCCTTGTGTGGTTTATGGAGGTGCCGATATTGGCCAGCAAATTCGAGACTTGGAACGTGGGTGTCACTTGTTAGTGGCTACTCCAGGGCGTCTTGTGGATATGATGGAAAGAGGCAAGATTGGATTAGACTTCTGCAA GTACTTGGTGTTGGATGAAGCAGATAGAATGTTGGATATGGGATTTGAACCTCAGATCCGTCGGATAGTTGAACAAGACACCATGCCGCCAAAGGGCGTTCGCCACACCATGATGTTCAGTGCTACTTTTCCTAAGGAAATACAG atgcTTGCTCGTGACTTTTTGGATGAATATATCTTTCTGGCTGTAGGAAGAGTGGGCTCTACCTCTGAAAACATCACACAGAAAGTGGTTTGGGTGGAAGACCCAGACAAACGGTCATTTCTGCTTGACCTTCTAAATGCAACAG GCCGGGATTCACTGACCTTGGTGTTTGTGGAGACCAAAAAGGGTGCAGATTCTCTGGAAGATTTCTTGTACCATGAAGGATATGCTTGTACCAGTATCCATGGAGACCGATCTCAGAGAGATAGAGAAGAGGCACTCCACCAGTTCCGCTCAGGAAAAAGCCCAATCCTCGTGGCTACAGCA GTGGCTGCAAGAGGACTGGACATTTCAAATGTGAAGCATGTTATCAACTTTGATTTGCCAAGTGACATTGAAGAATATGTGCATCGCATTGGCCGTACAGGCCGTGTTGGGAACCTTG GACTTGCCACCTCATTCTTCAATGAGAGGAATATAAACATAACCAAGGATTTGTTGGATCTCCTTGTTGAAGCTAAACAAGAGGTGCCATCTTggttagaaaatatggcttttGAACACCACTACAAGGGGAGCAGTCGTGGGCGTTCTAAGAG TAGATTCAGTGGAGGATTCGGTGCCAGGGACTACCGACAAAGTAGCGGAGCCAGCAGCTCCAGCTTTAGTAGCAGCCGTGCGAGCAGCAGCCGGAGCGGAGGAGGTGGTCATGGGAGCAGCAGAGGATTTGGTGGAG GTGGCTATGGAGGCTTTTACAACAGTGATGGATATGGAGGAAATTATAACTCCCAAGGGGTTGACTGGTGGGGTAACTGA
- the DDX3X gene encoding ATP-dependent RNA helicase DDX3X isoform X1 codes for MSHVAVENALGLDQQFAGLDLNSSDNQSGGSTASKGRYIPPHLRNRETAKGFYDKDSSGWSSNKDKDAYSSFGSRSDSRGKSSFFSDRGSGSRGRFDDRGRSDYDGIGSRGDRSGFSKFERGGNSRWSDKSDEDDWSKPLPPSERLEQELFSGGNTGINFEKYDDIPVEATGNNCPPHIESFSDVEMGEIIMGNIELTRYTRPTPVQKHAIPIIKEKRDLMACAQTGSGKTAAFLLPILSQIYSDGPGDALRAMKENGRYGRRKQYPISLVLAPTRELAVQIYEEARKFSYRSRVRPCVVYGGADIGQQIRDLERGCHLLVATPGRLVDMMERGKIGLDFCKYLVLDEADRMLDMGFEPQIRRIVEQDTMPPKGVRHTMMFSATFPKEIQMLARDFLDEYIFLAVGRVGSTSENITQKVVWVEDPDKRSFLLDLLNATGRDSLTLVFVETKKGADSLEDFLYHEGYACTSIHGDRSQRDREEALHQFRSGKSPILVATAVAARGLDISNVKHVINFDLPSDIEEYVHRIGRTGRVGNLGLATSFFNERNINITKDLLDLLVEAKQEVPSWLENMAFEHHYKGSSRGRSKSSRFSGGFGARDYRQSSGASSSSFSSSRASSSRSGGGGHGSSRGFGGGGYGGFYNSDGYGGNYNSQGVDWWGN; via the exons aaGGGCGCTATATTCCTCCCCACTTAAGGAACAGAGAAACTGCTAAAG GGTTCTACGATAAAGACAGTTCTGGGTGGAGTTCCAATAAGGATAAGGATGCATACAGCAGTTTTGGATCCCGAAGTGATTCCAGGGGCAAGTCTAGTTTCTTCAGTGATCGTGGAAGTGGGTCAAGGGGAAG GTTTGATGATCGTGGACGGAGTGACTATGATGGCATTGGCAGTCGTGGGGACAGGAGTGGCTTTAGCAAATTTGAACGTGGTGGAAATAGTCGCTGGTCTGACAAATCAGATGAAGATGATTGGTCAAAACCACTTCCACCAAGTGAACGCTTGGAACA GGAACTCTTTTCTGGAGGCAACACTGGGATTAACTTTGAAAAGTATGATGACATTCCAGTTGAGGCAACAGGCAATAACTGTCCTCCACATATTGAAAGT TTCAGTGATGTTGAGATGGGAGAAATCATTATGGGAAACATTGAGCTTACTCGTTACACTCGCCCAACACCAGTGCAAAAGCATGCCATTCCTATCATCAAGGAAAAAAGAGACTTGATGGCTTGTGCTCAAACAG GGTCTGGGAAAACGGCAGCATTTCTCTTGCCTATTTTGAGTCAGATCTATTCAGATGGTCCAGGCGATGCCTTGAGGGCCATGAAG GAGAATGGAAGGTATGGGCGCCGCAAGCAATACCCCATCTCCTTGGTGTTGGCACCAACACGAGAACTGGCAGTGCAGATCTATGAAGAAGCCAGAAAA TTTTCATACCGATCAAGAGTTCGTCCTTGTGTGGTTTATGGAGGTGCCGATATTGGCCAGCAAATTCGAGACTTGGAACGTGGGTGTCACTTGTTAGTGGCTACTCCAGGGCGTCTTGTGGATATGATGGAAAGAGGCAAGATTGGATTAGACTTCTGCAA GTACTTGGTGTTGGATGAAGCAGATAGAATGTTGGATATGGGATTTGAACCTCAGATCCGTCGGATAGTTGAACAAGACACCATGCCGCCAAAGGGCGTTCGCCACACCATGATGTTCAGTGCTACTTTTCCTAAGGAAATACAG atgcTTGCTCGTGACTTTTTGGATGAATATATCTTTCTGGCTGTAGGAAGAGTGGGCTCTACCTCTGAAAACATCACACAGAAAGTGGTTTGGGTGGAAGACCCAGACAAACGGTCATTTCTGCTTGACCTTCTAAATGCAACAG GCCGGGATTCACTGACCTTGGTGTTTGTGGAGACCAAAAAGGGTGCAGATTCTCTGGAAGATTTCTTGTACCATGAAGGATATGCTTGTACCAGTATCCATGGAGACCGATCTCAGAGAGATAGAGAAGAGGCACTCCACCAGTTCCGCTCAGGAAAAAGCCCAATCCTCGTGGCTACAGCA GTGGCTGCAAGAGGACTGGACATTTCAAATGTGAAGCATGTTATCAACTTTGATTTGCCAAGTGACATTGAAGAATATGTGCATCGCATTGGCCGTACAGGCCGTGTTGGGAACCTTG GACTTGCCACCTCATTCTTCAATGAGAGGAATATAAACATAACCAAGGATTTGTTGGATCTCCTTGTTGAAGCTAAACAAGAGGTGCCATCTTggttagaaaatatggcttttGAACACCACTACAAGGGGAGCAGTCGTGGGCGTTCTAAGAG CAGTAGATTCAGTGGAGGATTCGGTGCCAGGGACTACCGACAAAGTAGCGGAGCCAGCAGCTCCAGCTTTAGTAGCAGCCGTGCGAGCAGCAGCCGGAGCGGAGGAGGTGGTCATGGGAGCAGCAGAGGATTTGGTGGAG GTGGCTATGGAGGCTTTTACAACAGTGATGGATATGGAGGAAATTATAACTCCCAAGGGGTTGACTGGTGGGGTAACTGA